In the Gracilimonas sp. genome, TCATGGAGAAAAGTCACCGTGGAAAGGAATACACTAAGATAGATTCGGAAGCGAAAGAACGACTTAACCGAATTTTAGGACTTGGTGATGACTTTCATATCATGTTTTTGCAGGGTGGAGCAACAGCCCAATTCATGCAGATTCCTTTCAATTTTCTCCATAAAGATGAAACGGCAGATTATATAAATACCGGGGTTTGGTCCCAAAAAGCTATTAAGGAAGCAAAACTATTCGGAAATGTTCATGTACCCTTCAGCAGTGAAGAACAGGATTTTACCCGTGTTCCTACTAATAAGGAGCTGAAACTGTCTGAAAATCCTCGTTATGTTCACTATACTTCAAATAACACTATTTATGGTACTCAGTTTCAAAGCGAGCCAGACTCAAATGGCGCTCCGCTGATCTGTGATGCTTCTTCGGATTTTATTTCCCGCCCAATTGACGTAGATCGTTATGGGTTGATTTACGCCGGGGCCCAAAAAAACCTGGGGCCATCGGGAGTAACCGTAGTTATCGTGAGAAAAGACTTTCTTAAAACAAATACAAAGAAGGACATCCCCACTTTCCTGAATTACCATTCCCATAGCGAACGTATTTTCAATACTCCGCCATCTTTTGCAGTATATATGGTAAATCTGGTTTTACAGTGGGTGGAAGAAAAAGGTGGAATTCCTTACTTCCAGAAGCTGAACAACCAAAAAGCTGAGCTTCTTTACCGTACTATTGACCAAGATGATTTTTATCAGGGAACAGCGGAGAAAGAATCCCGTTCAAAAATGAACGTCACCTTTCGGTTGCCATCCAAAGAGTTGGAACAAAGCTTTCTTAAAGAGGCGGAAGAACATGATCTGGTTGCTTTAAAAGGTCACCGAAGTGTTGGAGGAGTTCGTGCCAGTATATACAATGCCTGCACTTTAGAATCCGTACAAGCATTGACAAACTTTATGATAGACTTTCGTTCTAAAAAAGGATAGAAATCAGATTAGCCCAAATACGCTGAGAAAGTGATCA is a window encoding:
- the serC gene encoding 3-phosphoserine/phosphohydroxythreonine transaminase; its protein translation is MKRVHNFSAGPAALPLEVLEIVQDELLDYHGTGTSIMEKSHRGKEYTKIDSEAKERLNRILGLGDDFHIMFLQGGATAQFMQIPFNFLHKDETADYINTGVWSQKAIKEAKLFGNVHVPFSSEEQDFTRVPTNKELKLSENPRYVHYTSNNTIYGTQFQSEPDSNGAPLICDASSDFISRPIDVDRYGLIYAGAQKNLGPSGVTVVIVRKDFLKTNTKKDIPTFLNYHSHSERIFNTPPSFAVYMVNLVLQWVEEKGGIPYFQKLNNQKAELLYRTIDQDDFYQGTAEKESRSKMNVTFRLPSKELEQSFLKEAEEHDLVALKGHRSVGGVRASIYNACTLESVQALTNFMIDFRSKKG